TCAATGTCAAGATAGAATGATACAAATCTTTCAATCTGTTCCTCTATACCTTCCCCAAAGTGCCAATCTACTACTCAGAGAAGATAGAACGATGCAAATCTTTCAGTTTGTTCCTCTGTACCTTCCCCAAAGTGCCGATCTACTTACTCAGAACATTGTAATGCTGTGTTACCCTTTCTTAGCCCTGCTTTGTTTCAGTGTAATTCTTTACTGCCATGTGACACTGGAGAGATCCAGTCAAAGTCATTGATTAACCTGAGCGCCATTCTTTGGAACTTAATTGAACTAAAGTAACTCCCTATCAAAtgtattttcctttatttttgttgatgaaACGATGAATTGAATTATCTTGTCCAGAAATgattcatatcaaaattttgtTCACCAATGTTGTTTTTTCTGATCTCCTTTCCTTACCTTGCAAATTAGAGTTAATCATCAGAGAATTCCAATCACCTTGTTTTCATTTGTGTGCCGATTTGCAGTGAGAGGTTTGCAGATTCTGGCTATGTATCCTGGAGAATGTTCATTAGTGTCGAAATCCACATTTGAGAGTATTTTGATGACATTCATATCAATTGTCTCCATGGATTTGAGCAAAACATTGTTGTGGAAACTGGCTCTGAAGTCGCTAGTACATATTGCCTCTTTCCTCAATAGATGGCATGAGTCTGAGAAGGCACAGATCTATACAAGTGTTGTTGTTGATAAGATCGTCTCCTTGGTTTATCTTGATGACTTTAGTATGCCGGTTCCTCTCAAATTGGAAGCCATCTCTGACGTTGGCACATCTGGGCTGAACTATATGCTGAAAATTGTTGAAGGATTGGGTGAAGCTATATGTGCCAAGCTACAGAGGGTCTATGTACGTTGtagtaatatttttatttaacttAATAAATACCAATTCATTGAGAAAATGGTGTGTCACCATAAGTAGGCGGGATATATTCAAGAGATGCCTGAGGTTAACATTATATATGATTTAGGGTACCTTTATATCCTGTAGACGGTATAACTTTCATGTTCTAATCCGTCATGAGATGTCCTATCCTGTAGATGATTTTACACCTATAATCCCTCTAGAGATGAGTATTTATATACGATGTTTGTGCGTCAAATTCTGTAAGAAACATCTCTGGATTATTCAACAGTTAGTCTAAAATGTGATAAACATGGGTTTTCGGGACATTTCATGACATACAGTGTTCAGGACATTTCATGGGTTTTctcttctattttattttattttgaaaatattcatTTTCTGTTGGCCTTGTTCTTTATCTAAATTGTTTCAAAATCATCCTGACATAATTGTATTTCTacctcattttttttgtttccctaGGGGGACGGAGATACCAAGTCAGCTGTAATCATTGTTCAGCTCCTTGAGTGCTTCTCTGACAAGTTGCTTCCATGGTATACATTTCTACCTTTAAATTTAATCGTAttacattaattaaatttaatgtaATAGTTCATATTGTCTTGTTTGATGACAGAATTCCTTTCAATACCATCTTAACCTCATAAAGTGGTCAATAGACAAACTGTTTACAATCAGCAAACCAATCTCTCAATGATATTCACACTCAGTTTATGCTGCATATTTGCAAGCTGCCTTTTGAAGATTCTATTTTTTCTCCCACAGTTCTACAATTGAAAATTCACTTAGATGCCATAGAAGCAGATTTTCTAATGGAGTTTCTTATTCACATCGAATGATCCCTTGATTTGGGGAGATCAGATGAGACGTTCCATCATTTTTCGTACTTTGAAAACCTATATTATCTCAATCAGCAATAGAGCTTTATTTGATAGTTCATGTGAGGGCAGTTCCCGCACTCCCCtcacctcttttttttctcccccttATTTTCTCTTTACGGTGGATTGCCATTTGGCATAATTTGTTGCAACCTCTGTTAACACAAAACCTATTGAATGGTCTCAGGATGCAAGAAAATGGAGGTTGCGAAGAATCCATATTGAGATTTGTTGTATGTATTTGGAAGCAAATAGAAAACTGTGTGGCTTTGAGTGTTGGGATCCATGAAAAAGTAAGTAAAGTGGAATTTTCACTGATCTTATTACCGTTGCTGGTCTTCTTATTACCTTTCACCCAACATTTATTTAAGTCTTTGACATTGTTTTGAGATTCCTGGCTTGGCATCAGTAaccaatgaaaaaaatttacttcAAGAGTAGCggtgtttttatttgtttaagcGCAGGGCCTTCTTGTCTCAATCACAAAGGCAATGAAGCTTGCTGTTGGGTGTTGTTCTGCAGAGAGCCAAACCATAATAGTTGAGAAAGCTTACAATGTAATATCAGCCAGAAGTTGTTTTCCATATAATGAATCTACATTCTGCATTCCAATGGAACTGGAAGGGTTACAACTTACTCAAGAGATGGGAAACTTTGCCGGCAGAGATGGATGGATTTTATCATTATTCGCATCAGTAATTATAGCACTTCATCCTCAAGTGCACATACCAAATTTAAAAGCTTTGTTTCGTATGTTCATGATTGCGCTCCTCAAGGGTCACATTCCAGCTGCTCAGGCTTTGGGGTCAATTGTTAATAAATTTGGCCAGAAATCCAATGGAATGGAGATTTCTGGCGATTGTACATTGGAAGAAGCAATGGAGATAATTTTCTGCACTAGTTTTCATCGTTCCCATGAAAATGGTCCTGTAAACCGATGTGATCAAGTGAGCAATGGTAATGATGTGGGCCTTACTGGTCTATGCCTTGGTGCTGCAAACAATACTATGCTCCAGATTCATTCCATTGTTGGGTTGGCATGGATTGGAAAAGGTTTGCTTATGCGGGGTCATGAAAAAGTGATTGACATAACCAAGGTCTTAGTAGAGTCCTTACAATCACATGGCAGAACAGATATCTTGCCATTAAAACAAGTATCCTCAGATAACGGTTTGGACCATGATTCCTGTGTGATGAAATGTGCAGCGgatgcttttcaaatttttatgaGTGACTCTGAGCATTGTTTGAACAGGAAATTTCATGCAATAATACGACCACTTTATAAGCAACGGTTTTCCTCCACAATAATGCCCATTCTTCAGTCTTTAATCCTGAAATCGGACGTGTCATCGTCAAGGTACATTCTCCTCTTTACCAATTATGAGTAGTCTTAGGTTCCATAAGACTTACTGCCTCCCACCTTTCTATTTGAGATGTCTAAGGTATTGTCTACATCTTCTGTGCTTGAAACTGCTGTCTGGCGCAATCAACAAAAGGGGTAATTCTGATGGACTGATGGGTACTAAATCTATTATGTTCTAGTAAAATGTTACATTGTTACCAACTCCAATAATAGATGGAAAAAATTGGTTCAAGGCTCGGCATAATTTTTATGCTGCAAAGGCAGTATTACCGCTGCTGCTACTATTATTACCACCACCACAACCCAATTGAACTTTGTTGTCGTGGTATTTTGTGAAATCTTTTTAGTTCAGTTCACAAGGAAAAAGTGTCAGCCTGGTGGCCATCTCTAACAGCAGTCTTATATATAAAACTAAGTTATGTGCTGTAATGAGCAAAAATACCAAGTCACATGACCTTATGTAATCATGATTTGAAGCGGAGATTGACACTGCATATCCAGTCCTCTAAAACAGTTGAGTTAAACCGGTGTGCCTAACAGAAAATTTTTGGATTAGACAAAATGATTTAATGTGCAATTTTTTTAGAGGGAAATTGGTTAGTGTAGTTTTATAATTGATGAGATACTAAAGCTGCTACGTGTTTCCAGATTGTTGCTGTATCGTGCTTTTGCGCATGTCATATCCAATACTCCACTAATTGTGATCTTAAGTGATGCAAAGAAGGTGAGTTTATGGATATTTCCAAGCTTCATTAACTGATGCGATATTGTTTACTTACATGTAAAATTGAAGTGATTGAATTCAAGCTTTTCATTACATTTGGGATTATCTAAAATATTCCTTATTTATTGCGAGCAACTAACATTTTACGTTTGCAGCTAATTCCGATGTTACTGGATGGCTTAACCGTGTTAAGCAAGGATAGCGTGGATAAAGATATCGTCTATAGTCTCCTGCTTGTCTTGTCTGGAGTATTGACAGATAGTAATGGTAGGCTTCCTAGAAGTACATGTAtttgttctcctcttttctGTAAAAAATTTTCTGGCACATATGCATTGTGGGACTTACCATTTTGGCTTCAAGGTGTTGTTCGTGTCAACCTATTTATGCTGCCATGTGATTTTTAAATATTTCCAAGTATTTTTAAAAAGTCAGTTTTACCCTTGTTTGGATTTCTAAAGCCAACAATTGACCATTCTCACGGGAATGGGAATGACCATTCATGGGTGGGAATGGCCATTGCCACCAACAAGGGAATGACAATTCCTATTACAATACTTCTGAAACCAACCAAACATAGGATTGGTAATAAAATGGTAATGCTCATTGCCATTCCTTGTTCAAAGGGTGTACCAAACGTTATATAAAGTTTCTTCTGTTTCCCCCCTTTTCTTTTTGCTGAGTTTTGGTGTGTGATTATGTTATTTTTCCCATCCATTGTTAGACTTTGGTCTATTTTCCAGCGGTTCCTCGCTGAACCTTTAATTGTGCATATTTACTTATCTGTTTTATGCATGCAGGACAAGAAGCTGCTATTGAGAATGCTCGTATTATCATTAATGGCCTCACCAGGCTTATCGATTATCCTCATATGATGGTACTGTTACTACTGTATTTCTGTTGCTTATCTGTTCAGCTCATTCTTGCATGTAAATTgacattttacttttatttttgtcaATGAAATGTTGGTGGAATTAGGCCAGTGTAATTCTTTTTGCCTCTTCATCATAAATATACTTCTCCCATAGCTTCAGTCTATAATTGTTGCTAATAATAATCATTAGTAGCCATTTAAATACTGCCAAAAAGATGAGCCAGGAAATGTAGAAACTTAAATTAAAGAGGAGAATAACACAACTGTACAGTGGCCATCATATTGGCAACCTGTAGCTTGTGTCTTcgaaattgttttcaaaattttgggatTTAAATTCGCATAATAGTTGTTTTTGTCATGGACTCATGGGTAATTTGAATTGAAAGTCAGGAGGAacattttgttttgtaatttgactGCCATATCTTTGTAATTCTACCTTTTTCTCATTGTACATGTAATCACAGTTCTGGGTTTTGGTGGTTATACTTTTGTTATCCATAATCATATATCTTTTTCTTTGCATGTTCAGTTTGTTCGAGAGACGGCTATTCAGTGTCTTGTTGCCTTGTCTGGGCTGCCTCATGCTAGGATTTATCCTATGCGAATGCAGGTTTGTTGATGTGTTAAACCAGATCATCCTAGGAATTCTGTGTGATCACATACACTGATTATTTGCTTAGATGGAAAGTCATTGTATGTTTCTACAGACATGTCTATCAGATAGATGTAGCTGTTGAAGATCTTCTATCGGTTGTTTAAGCTGTTCTGAATTGGTGCAAAATCTGTCTCTCTAATTGTTTATGGCTTGTGGCTTTCAGGTGCTACAGGCTTTATCGAAATCTCTTGATGATCCAAAGAGGTTCGTCCGTCAAGAAGCTGTTAGATGCCGGCGTGCATGGTCAATGCTTTAGATTTGTGCTCCTATAGCTTCGTCAAAGCAGAGTACACTTGGTGatgtttcattttgttttcttgcccTGAACCTTCGAAACTGCAACCAGAATTCTGAATTTCTTAAGGAGGTTTCTTCCAATATTAGCTCTGAAAAAAGCCCAGAATTTATGGGTTTTTTCTCTGCAAAATCATGACCCCAGATGTATATTTGGAAATGCTGAGTGAATTCTAACGTTTTGTAGATATTTATGAAGTGATTTATGTTGTACATACGCGAGTTCAGAACAACAAAATTTCACTGGAGTGAGGAAATCGAGATAAAAtaattatctttcaaattaattgAGAGTGAAATAAAAGATGCATTTTGGGTGGATGAAGTATTATTATATAACAGACGATTGACCGACACATTTTACTAAGGTCCCCAAAACTGTCTGCATGGCATGAATCCCAAACCCTAGCaggaaaaatgaaataattctAAACGGTAGTACTACACATCCCTAAAATATACATCCCTAAACTTACATAACTCGGTGGCATGCCACCTACACATGATGACaaagtaattttaaaaaaatttgaatagtttacctgcaaaagaaaaactagaataaaaacaaaataaaaattttaaaaactatttctctctccatctctctcttacCTCTCTTCCCAtcccctcattctctctctactctctccatctctcCCCCTCTTCCTCAATATCCATGGCATCAGCGACCTTCTACTCAAGATTCATGGCATCAACATTGTGACTCGGGTTTCCATCAATGGCCtccttctcaagctcttccttTCAATTCGGGTTTCCACCTATTTTTCTCCATCCCTTGTGTTAATGGCGTCCACCAGCAAATCTGAGCCTCCAACGATGCTGTCTAGGGAGATCTGGAGACctaccaagaagaagaaaaggcgatgatgtttcttgttcaacatcttcatcttcaacatcCAAGATCTACAAGATCGCTTACTAATTCTTGTTGTTTCATCCATTCATGTTGTTGATTTGACCTTATTTTAATGATTGAAGGATACAGAgccttattacattattctGAAAGGGAATGGTGTCTTATTACACTGTCCAATCTGGACAGTGTaaaaaaggttttgagttcATTTGTTTGCGTTTTAGTTtcatagaaaatgaattgaaattattttagatggaatttttatgggattttatgCTCTAACTCATTGTTACACATTGAATTGAATTAATTACGctgtcaatataattagttacattGTCCAATGGACAACGTAATAAAAAACTGTATCAATTTAAGCCAAAGCATCCCAATAGGATAttgtcttattacattgtctagttgcaaacaACATGACTAATAATCATTTTCCAAAAGACATATCGCACTAAgacactttctttattttggacaacgcaaacaaaccttacagtggcttattacattgtcaaaataattagttacactgtcagtgtaattaattacaatgtcaatgtaataagccactggtgCTTCCTTCGTCCTTTTccagatttcaaacataaaatctGCGTTTTTCATGGTTACTTAGTTCTTAAAAGTTCACCTATTTTCTGAACATTCTAAAAATCATTTGTTGTGGACGCTCCAACCGGCATATTGCTACTTCTTGATCATCAACTTCCAGGGTGTTCTCCACATGTTCACTCCCCCTGAAAACAATGTCTTTCACACTAATCACCAACATGAAACCTTAAACGAACCtcacaaaatttaaagaaatcgatgctctatttttttcttggagaagaaagaaaaaagaaagagggagaagatggagaagagagagaaaagaaagagggagaagttggtgaaaagagaagaaagagatattAAAAAAATCCCTAGATGAATAGAAAGAGAATGGACGAATACACTAGGAGTAAACGACAAAAAAATTCATAGATGAGAGAGAAATGGGAATTCTAGAATTAATTAtatcttttatttaattggttatttaattggatatctatgtggcatgctgaGTTGTACAGCCACATAGATTAGGGAAGTTTAGGGATGGGAAAATTAGGGACACGTATCATTTTCGAATTCTAAAACAAGCTTAATATCtaatgaacaagaaaaaaatacaGTTCCTAGATATCTTTGCAtcctcattttatttttttacagcaTCATCCAAATCAGTAATTCCCAATCACCCACCGCCACCAGCTACAGCATTGAGAAGCCCCTCCTCCCTCTTTATCTTTTGATACTACGAGTCTGATTCTGCTGCATAAAGCATAATCCATACTTCACGTTTAAGCTGCAATCTAAATCTAATGCCCAGGAGACGCAATAGGGCTGACATTCTCCTAAATTAGGACATTTTCTGCTCCAGTGTACTGATCAACATCTTCACTTTCCATAAGCTTTTTGAGTTCAAATGTGCTTCAATGAGAATCACTCCGAAAGGTCATCTTCTGCTCCACTGTACTGATCAACATCTTCACTTTCCATAACCTTTTGAATTCTTCCATGGCCACCCTCCATTACCTTTCTTAACTTTGAACGAGATGTACTTCCCTTTGAATTTGAGTATACCTGGAAGCACCACCAAATTAAAACTACATAAGATGACAAAATCCAGCATTGTATTATTGCAAACTTTGCGATTTTTTCACGACCATACCCCAGAATCCTTGTCTTCGATTACAGCAGCAATTGCTCTCCGCCTCACAGTTACTTGTGAAGGAACAAGAAAATGTTCAACCTCATCTTTGGATCTTCCCTCACTGGCTTTCTTCTTTCTCAGATTGAACTTTGTGGGGAGAGGCTGCATGATTACAAGAAGTGTGTTGTAGGAGCACAAAGATATGTCTGGGCACTATCCCAGCaacaagccaaaaaaaaaggggggcaAATAAAAGAATGTTCAAGCACAGTATGGAGAAAGACTAGGTTACCACATAGCGAGCTTCACCATCATCCATTGAAACTAAATATGATGTCGGTTCCTCTGTTTCATGTTGTATCTGTTCAGGTAAAACACCAGCAACACTTTCACTAAAAAATTGAATCAACAGTTTGCTGATCttttaaaataaatagagtCACTTACATTGCAATGATACTCCCGAATCCAATTATATTGGATGTCTTCACTTTCATCATACATATCCTTCCCTAGCTGTCACCATAATacaataaatgaaaaattaaatcaCCGTATAAATTAATAAACGAGTATGACAGGGACACCAACTTATAAACTGCAATGCCTACAAATGATTATGAACTCAACCCAAGGTATATCTACCTCATTCGGAGAAGGAACCATGTAAGCCAGAAATTTCCCTGGGTTGGCTGGATCAGAGCCTGTTACAGCATAAGTTTTCATAATTGCCTGCAACCAACAACATGATAGATTTAATATACATTGCACTATTTCATCATTAGACCCTTAAAAAAAATTCGCTTGATGTGAGATAAAGAGGCACAACTCATATACTGCCCCAACTGATTTTCAGATTTGCACTCAATATAATTCATACTCCAAATAACATATACCACTAGACTTGACAAAAGTCACTTGGTTCTATGACCATATTATACCTATGTCCATGTAAATATATTTTCCTAGACGATCGCTTCTGTGACAATCACACATTCACAGATTCAATATATCACTCACCCTTGATTCATGGGCATCACGAACAGATTGGTCCAACTTTCTGTACATTTCCGAATCAGCAGTAGGAGCGCTATCAAACCCAGCAACTATAAAATGATCATCATACCTGATGATAGTCGGACTAGCCATTAGTTAATACATCAGAATGCAATAAAATCATGAAAGACAAaaatttgtaaattgtaattcaATGTTTTAAATCACAATTAACCTGCTAGGAATTCATACTCATCTAGTCATCTGTCATTAGTATATATATCCTGAATTAATAATATTACACAGGAAAAAAATGGATACGTCCAAAAGAAGTGCGTACACACATATGTAAGTAAAATTTTCCCTCTGGAGACATACAAATCATGATTTTATCAAAGAAGTCTGTATATTTGGCAGCTATATCAAACATCAGCAATATAAGCTCGCAGAATGAACTAACGTAGTGACATACATGAACATCCAATAGAGAGTCTTACGTGAAAATTAATGCCCAGGCAATGAAGCGGTAAATATAAAAGCAATAAATAGCATCCTACCGCTCAAAATCAGGCAACAGAGGCAGAACCTCAACaggttttaaatttttattatctGCATGAACAGGGAGTAACTTTGCTGCCTCAAATGATGCCTCAATTTCCTTGATTTGTTTTTCCCTGAAAACATCATTACGCCTTTagcaaatgaaatgaaaaagaaatttttttcacaTGGACGAGTCAGAAAAATGTAACCTTTTGTTACGGTTCTCCAAAACGCTCCGACCTCCCTTCATTTCTCGCAATTCCCTTGCTTGTTTTTCAGTTAAAGACTGCAAATGTAAATGACATAGTTATGACACAGTTCAATAATTGAATCAAAAGAAAAGCAACTGAGGAACACCATATTAATCCACTACCTGTTTTGTTGATTCTGCGCTGAAAGATGATATATACTGTGTTTTAACAAGCCACGAAACACCTTCATCAGTAGGTCGTTCCTTTTTTCTTATGCCTTCTTTTTTCACAGGCGTAACTGATTCATCGTCGCACAACAATTCCTCATCCTCTGCGGCAAGAGGAGGTCTAACGCTAGGACGACTAGTCAACAAAGAcggaaaaataaagaataaggaaaagaagatgatgatctttttcaaaaagaaaaagatttaaGCCTTGAGAGATGATACTTGTATACTCTAAGATCAAGCAAATCAAGAGGTATCCCAAGGTCTTGCTCAACAAAAAGTTTGGGCTTATAATTTTTCTCCAAAGATGTGATTGTGTATTTTGTAAACCTGCAAAAAAAATGGCAGAtgtgagaagaaaaaacaaacttaTGCTATATGATTAGAATTAGATAATGATATCTGagcaaagaaaaaagacaaaatgcAGATTAGAAAGATACTAAGTATTTTATGAGCAAACCTTCAACTTCAAGCCTTTAGAAAACAATTTAAAAGTATGAAGACATAGTTTCAGTGAAAGATTTCTTTCACACTAAAGCTGACTAACATATGCAACATGCATGTAGCAACACATCCTAATAAAAAAAGGATGCAGCAACACATCCTAATAAAAAACACATGCAGCAACACATAAATTAGATTAGAAAATCGAAAAAGTTAAAATGACATACCGATCTTTATCCTTCTTCAGAGACATAAGCTTTGGCTGCGCCATTGGATCAGGAAGTTCATTTCGAAATCTTCAAAAGGAAAATATGCCAACAACAGGTACCCATATTAGGATACAAAACTTAGCAAAAAGAAGGGCATTTCTGACTAAAGAACACCTCGCTGCCAATGCATCATGTTTACAAATACTTCAACCACATATCTTggtttaaaataaaaagaacataGAAAATGAAACACAAAGGACATCCTCTTTGATCTCTTAAAAGAAAGCTCTACTTCTGCTGCCGGGAGTAAGCACATCTAAATGCATTACCAATGGACTAATGATGCTACCGGCAGTGCTGCTAAAGGACCAGCAAGCTCACATGGGCATCCTCCTGCGGTGATAGACTACGTTATGGAGAAAATATCTGGTTCAACCTCAAAAGAGCCT
This genomic stretch from Tripterygium wilfordii isolate XIE 37 chromosome 22, ASM1340144v1, whole genome shotgun sequence harbors:
- the LOC119991649 gene encoding MMS19 nucleotide excision repair protein homolog isoform X2, whose amino-acid sequence is MVEQSQFTRHIELFIDSSCSVMQQTASVDAIALLLKNNVLTLEALVKELGMHLTTTDNIIRARGILLLGEVLIHLSSKLLDNATIHNLITFFTDRLADWKALRGALVGCLALMQRESIAGMVSESDAKALGQSYLQNLQVQSLGQHDRKLCYELLQCLLESYPDAAASLPKSEDACLKRDDLSNALMLAFSSTPLFEPFSVPLLLEKLSSSLPSAKVDSLKYLSNCTLKYGGDRMAKHAGSIWSSLKDAISSSLQVSGLSFVAEALNDQGSQENEITREALKLLEKVVMQNTDVYFSLLASDEDVKMIFNVISHCKKYSEIPLQSKQRLHAVALILSAFTKASVASCNRIFESYFPCLMDNLGLSVENSYVAYKSNENCVVPENLNFGALYLIIELLGACRDLITSSGELVLETTYVHEKWGYLLQSFSISLSKMVSSILATTDGHTQEAYIYLGVRGLQILAMYPGECSLVSKSTFESILMTFISIVSMDLSKTLLWKLALKSLVHIASFLNRWHESEKAQIYTSVVVDKIVSLVYLDDFSMPVPLKLEAISDVGTSGLNYMLKIVEGLGEAICAKLQRVYGDGDTKSAVIIVQLLECFSDKLLPWMQENGGCEESILRFVVCIWKQIENCVALSVGIHEKGLLVSITKAMKLAVGCCSAESQTIIVEKAYNVISARSCFPYNESTFCIPMELEGLQLTQEMGNFAGRDGWILSLFASVIIALHPQVHIPNLKALFRMFMIALLKGHIPAAQALGSIVNKFGQKSNGMEISGDCTLEEAMEIIFCTSFHRSHENGPVNRCDQVSNGNDVGLTGLCLGAANNTMLQIHSIVGLAWIGKGLLMRGHEKVIDITKVLVESLQSHGRTDILPLKQVSSDNGLDHDSCVMKCAADAFQIFMSDSEHCLNRKFHAIIRPLYKQRFSSTIMPILQSLILKSDVSSSRLLLYRAFAHVISNTPLIVILSDAKKLIPMLLDGLTVLSKDSVDKDIVYSLLLVLSGVLTDSNGQEAAIENARIIINGLTRLIDYPHMMFVRETAIQCLVALSGLPHARIYPMRMQVLQALSKSLDDPKRFVRQEAVRCRRAWSML
- the LOC119991649 gene encoding MMS19 nucleotide excision repair protein homolog isoform X1 codes for the protein MVEQSQFTRHIELFIDSSCSVMQQTASVDAIALLLKNNVLTLEALVKELGMHLTTTDNIIRARGILLLGEVLIHLSSKLLDNATIHNLITFFTDRLADWKALRGALVGCLALMQRESIAGMVSESDAKALGQSYLQNLQVQSLGQHDRKLCYELLQCLLESYPDAAASLGDDLLYGICEAIDGEKDPQCLMLGFHLVEVLPQLFPDSSGLLENFSSSLFEVLGSYFPIHFTHPKSEDACLKRDDLSNALMLAFSSTPLFEPFSVPLLLEKLSSSLPSAKVDSLKYLSNCTLKYGGDRMAKHAGSIWSSLKDAISSSLQVSGLSFVAEALNDQGSQENEITREALKLLEKVVMQNTDVYFSLLASDEDVKMIFNVISHCKKYSEIPLQSKQRLHAVALILSAFTKASVASCNRIFESYFPCLMDNLGLSVENSYVAYKSNENCVVPENLNFGALYLIIELLGACRDLITSSGELVLETTYVHEKWGYLLQSFSISLSKMVSSILATTDGHTQEAYIYLGVRGLQILAMYPGECSLVSKSTFESILMTFISIVSMDLSKTLLWKLALKSLVHIASFLNRWHESEKAQIYTSVVVDKIVSLVYLDDFSMPVPLKLEAISDVGTSGLNYMLKIVEGLGEAICAKLQRVYGDGDTKSAVIIVQLLECFSDKLLPWMQENGGCEESILRFVVCIWKQIENCVALSVGIHEKGLLVSITKAMKLAVGCCSAESQTIIVEKAYNVISARSCFPYNESTFCIPMELEGLQLTQEMGNFAGRDGWILSLFASVIIALHPQVHIPNLKALFRMFMIALLKGHIPAAQALGSIVNKFGQKSNGMEISGDCTLEEAMEIIFCTSFHRSHENGPVNRCDQVSNGNDVGLTGLCLGAANNTMLQIHSIVGLAWIGKGLLMRGHEKVIDITKVLVESLQSHGRTDILPLKQVSSDNGLDHDSCVMKCAADAFQIFMSDSEHCLNRKFHAIIRPLYKQRFSSTIMPILQSLILKSDVSSSRLLLYRAFAHVISNTPLIVILSDAKKLIPMLLDGLTVLSKDSVDKDIVYSLLLVLSGVLTDSNGQEAAIENARIIINGLTRLIDYPHMMFVRETAIQCLVALSGLPHARIYPMRMQVLQALSKSLDDPKRFVRQEAVRCRRAWSML
- the LOC119991649 gene encoding MMS19 nucleotide excision repair protein homolog isoform X3, with the translated sequence MQRESIAGMVSESDAKALGQSYLQNLQVQSLGQHDRKLCYELLQCLLESYPDAAASLGDDLLYGICEAIDGEKDPQCLMLGFHLVEVLPQLFPDSSGLLENFSSSLFEVLGSYFPIHFTHPKSEDACLKRDDLSNALMLAFSSTPLFEPFSVPLLLEKLSSSLPSAKVDSLKYLSNCTLKYGGDRMAKHAGSIWSSLKDAISSSLQVSGLSFVAEALNDQGSQENEITREALKLLEKVVMQNTDVYFSLLASDEDVKMIFNVISHCKKYSEIPLQSKQRLHAVALILSAFTKASVASCNRIFESYFPCLMDNLGLSVENSYVAYKSNENCVVPENLNFGALYLIIELLGACRDLITSSGELVLETTYVHEKWGYLLQSFSISLSKMVSSILATTDGHTQEAYIYLGVRGLQILAMYPGECSLVSKSTFESILMTFISIVSMDLSKTLLWKLALKSLVHIASFLNRWHESEKAQIYTSVVVDKIVSLVYLDDFSMPVPLKLEAISDVGTSGLNYMLKIVEGLGEAICAKLQRVYGDGDTKSAVIIVQLLECFSDKLLPWMQENGGCEESILRFVVCIWKQIENCVALSVGIHEKGLLVSITKAMKLAVGCCSAESQTIIVEKAYNVISARSCFPYNESTFCIPMELEGLQLTQEMGNFAGRDGWILSLFASVIIALHPQVHIPNLKALFRMFMIALLKGHIPAAQALGSIVNKFGQKSNGMEISGDCTLEEAMEIIFCTSFHRSHENGPVNRCDQVSNGNDVGLTGLCLGAANNTMLQIHSIVGLAWIGKGLLMRGHEKVIDITKVLVESLQSHGRTDILPLKQVSSDNGLDHDSCVMKCAADAFQIFMSDSEHCLNRKFHAIIRPLYKQRFSSTIMPILQSLILKSDVSSSRLLLYRAFAHVISNTPLIVILSDAKKLIPMLLDGLTVLSKDSVDKDIVYSLLLVLSGVLTDSNGQEAAIENARIIINGLTRLIDYPHMMFVRETAIQCLVALSGLPHARIYPMRMQVLQALSKSLDDPKRFVRQEAVRCRRAWSML
- the LOC119991678 gene encoding protein PAF1 homolog; the encoded protein is MASYRPFPPQSSFAPPPTKNPLPPPQQQQQQRPTQYNQNYPRIAPPQPAQAPSFPQSYSQVPSNYHYPPSRPQHQQPPPPPQYAYTAPPPPPPPDSSYPPPPPPPPAQPPQNSKQPQQQPPMYYSQYGNQPAQALQPPPPPSSPPPSSSIPPPPPPSSPPPPPPKESVLDRGSNFRDKGREHGMGSKQQQKPGVPVPPTAKKSNGLAGRMETEEERRLRKKREYEKQRQEERSRQQFKESQNTILQKTQTMSLGKGPGSAVGSRMGDRRVTSFLSGERIENRLKKPTTFLCKLKFRNELPDPMAQPKLMSLKKDKDRFTKYTITSLEKNYKPKLFVEQDLGIPLDLLDLRVYNRPSVRPPLAAEDEELLCDDESVTPVKKEGIRKKERPTDEGVSWLVKTQYISSFSAESTKQSLTEKQARELREMKGGRSVLENRNKREKQIKEIEASFEAAKLLPVHADNKNLKPVEVLPLLPDFERYDDHFIVAGFDSAPTADSEMYRKLDQSVRDAHESRAIMKTYAVTGSDPANPGKFLAYMVPSPNELGKDMYDESEDIQYNWIREYHCNIQHETEEPTSYLVSMDDGEARYVPLPTKFNLRKKKASEGRSKDEVEHFLVPSQVTVRRRAIAAVIEDKDSGVYSNSKGSTSRSKLRKVMEGGHGRIQKVMESEDVDQYSGAEDDLSE